A genomic stretch from Fretibacterium sp. OH1220_COT-178 includes:
- a CDS encoding Spi family protease inhibitor, translated as MNWIRRFMVMLSVFLLIAGFPTLARAAWVSEGKARSVAARWLKESPAPMGELLGTRIRELTRYSGKQHGDPGYYVAFLDPKGWLIIPGDDTFEPVLAFGADFLPPDRYERSPLYFLLRIESPTQKTVLSTSERIDRAAKSIETEPMRDRRWQALGGENVIASSTHCAVPASKSSDGGRDGNGNLHGLEEKPTL; from the coding sequence ATGAATTGGATTCGCAGATTTATGGTGATGTTATCCGTATTTCTTTTGATCGCGGGGTTCCCGACGCTGGCCCGCGCAGCATGGGTCTCGGAGGGGAAGGCACGCAGCGTTGCGGCAAGGTGGCTGAAGGAAAGCCCCGCGCCCATGGGAGAGCTCTTGGGGACGCGGATTCGTGAGCTGACCCGTTACTCTGGGAAGCAACACGGTGATCCGGGGTACTATGTGGCTTTTTTGGACCCCAAGGGCTGGTTGATCATCCCCGGGGATGACACTTTTGAGCCTGTCCTTGCTTTTGGGGCAGACTTTCTGCCCCCGGATCGTTACGAGCGCAGCCCCCTGTACTTTCTTCTGCGGATAGAATCTCCAACTCAGAAAACAGTACTTTCCACTTCAGAACGAATTGATCGAGCCGCTAAAAGCATTGAAACGGAACCCATGAGGGACAGAAGATGGCAGGCCTTAGGCGGAGAAAACGTCATAGCCAGCTCGACGCACTGCGCCGTTCCGGCCTCCAAATCGTCGGACGGGGGACGTGATGGAAACGGCAACCTCCATGGCCTCGAGGAGAAACCTACGCTGTAG
- a CDS encoding Ig-like domain-containing protein has translation MRKILRGLCAVAFVCILLIPGGDDKAWGAFVNIRQARNVATSWILKDSNPMKNGMGHKVREVLVYSGGIHGNPGYYVALMEPAGWMIIPADDAFEPILAFGNDLMTREAYEQSPLFRLVRVDAPRLHQRATATSRPIGGEDIPEAKRLEREDRWNYLARTAISGGRLVFLLREGGVRQDHYQKDSFADTVIPPLLDGNRWEQGTLKQYKDNGFTGKQISFYDAHTEWGGRHYLVGCTALCAGKLLHHFRFGQPDTGTAVEIQVDGQPLEATPMGGTRPDGSYRWDIMVTSPDYDVWKPLLESQNPEALAARDEIARLLYDCGVLLGSHYQWNNALDAPLETTIQGERLDPMLVGIGYRVDSFTYDRLAHFASSDFDAFGALAKTNLNFDMPFILLGEMDISALVGSQDPVWAGHSFIVDGYGYDSYKPFYGGKIAYYHAKWDLDYIKSFWDMRGLWFDLSRDTVKLLFGPLRNIILTANIAPQHHLSPLRELLGGRIWVGETPFAGVSVDIEMKDGGNASGTPQIFSSITGEKGTFVLPISPGLKAASVKLTSNTMTMKLDNADILPLIQKNVKEQELECETTIDSLDVLKGTGVRAQVGNRWWGDIVLEQALVSGVTDTMKKGVSRFNVPMPSAFPKQALNWDFRGLSAVYVSAFPYSHLAYQAWFGQFFNKLAEFVHNGGTAYIEADSWMAAALIARRAGVNLTFYDASELPLYYGGDIRKIFPKGDLRSAVGKDWVSIPYKPYEVGSGGPLIKTLDGTRLLSTVEVTLFTGQDAYTRIYPAAVSFPYGQGMVYYTGFPVPDIPSAASAALRRNNRAPSPAGAVAEWFLSKPLANAERMSAMRSAGIPNAKIVGRSDGTVSRAKSLGVLVELPASEDVTVAAQMSRLGMKGAGSVSSDAASRRWTASLSAPDGRVHAVRTTSGDVLSFSVVSGDNVGGEWLVRLDASSGYPEGNLFVVTAALGLKHLGGTPGSGDVHPDVPVTGLRVEPESADLKVGERLSLRAVLSPSNASDKRVVWSVSNPSVVSADASGNVLALSEGVALVRAVCSVTVRKKSGGGGTPEEQAWYRERYPGRNVMIAPDGDSELLGTDGSDVLVGNGGDNWLEGKEGDDVYVQNLGGGHDTISNRSGGANDVDELHFGPGIIPETVRPHRKAGDLVFSLPDERGEESSSTTVEDWYRDAGARLDRIVFMDGTVWSAEDAERRAEQPPVAQKGGSGVDRMKTRSGKKDTVVLYGMEGDDRLKNGKGDDVFVGGPGDDFIQSWSLLGGRSHKTFLWNRGDGHDTVDFYFFGQKTGQRRGFLRLGLGIVPGEVSLERRGSGVKVNLPGGSVTFRKARWFTGFHHPDAIVFADGTTWRWKDVAPK, from the coding sequence ATGAGGAAGATTCTGAGAGGTTTGTGTGCCGTGGCTTTTGTCTGCATTCTGTTGATCCCTGGAGGAGACGATAAGGCCTGGGGGGCGTTTGTGAACATACGTCAGGCGAGGAATGTCGCCACCAGCTGGATACTCAAGGACTCCAACCCGATGAAAAACGGGATGGGGCACAAGGTAAGAGAGGTACTTGTCTACAGCGGAGGCATTCATGGGAACCCCGGCTACTATGTCGCCCTTATGGAGCCCGCCGGCTGGATGATCATCCCGGCCGACGATGCCTTCGAGCCCATCTTGGCCTTTGGAAACGACCTTATGACGCGGGAAGCCTACGAGCAATCCCCGCTGTTCCGCCTGGTGCGGGTCGACGCCCCAAGGCTCCATCAAAGAGCGACGGCAACCTCCAGGCCTATAGGAGGGGAGGATATCCCCGAGGCAAAGCGCCTGGAGCGAGAAGATCGTTGGAACTATCTGGCCCGAACCGCCATCAGTGGCGGACGGTTGGTATTTCTTCTCAGGGAGGGCGGAGTCCGGCAAGATCACTACCAAAAGGATTCTTTCGCGGACACCGTCATCCCCCCCCTTCTGGACGGCAACCGATGGGAACAGGGGACTCTAAAACAATACAAGGATAACGGCTTTACGGGAAAACAAATCTCTTTTTACGATGCCCATACAGAATGGGGCGGACGCCATTACCTCGTGGGCTGCACTGCGCTGTGCGCGGGGAAACTGCTGCATCATTTCCGGTTCGGGCAGCCGGACACGGGAACTGCCGTCGAAATACAGGTCGACGGTCAACCCCTCGAAGCGACACCCATGGGGGGAACGAGACCGGACGGTTCTTATCGCTGGGACATCATGGTCACCTCCCCGGACTACGACGTTTGGAAGCCACTGCTGGAGAGCCAGAATCCTGAGGCCTTGGCGGCCCGAGACGAGATTGCGCGGCTTCTGTACGATTGCGGGGTTTTGTTGGGTTCCCACTACCAGTGGAACAATGCACTAGACGCTCCGTTGGAAACGACAATTCAGGGAGAGAGGCTCGACCCCATGCTGGTTGGGATAGGGTACAGAGTGGACAGCTTCACATACGACAGGCTGGCTCATTTCGCATCCTCGGACTTCGATGCCTTTGGCGCCTTGGCAAAGACCAATTTAAATTTCGACATGCCCTTTATCCTTCTTGGAGAGATGGATATCAGTGCTCTTGTGGGCAGCCAGGATCCCGTTTGGGCAGGGCATAGCTTTATCGTTGACGGTTATGGGTACGACTCCTATAAGCCCTTTTATGGGGGAAAGATCGCTTATTACCACGCAAAGTGGGATCTGGATTATATAAAAAGCTTTTGGGATATGCGCGGGCTCTGGTTCGACCTGTCCAGGGATACGGTCAAATTATTGTTCGGCCCCCTCCGCAATATCATTCTGACGGCTAATATCGCACCCCAACACCACCTGTCTCCCCTCCGGGAATTGCTGGGGGGGCGGATATGGGTAGGAGAGACTCCCTTTGCCGGGGTCAGCGTCGACATCGAGATGAAGGACGGTGGCAATGCCTCCGGAACGCCTCAGATATTCTCCTCGATCACAGGGGAAAAGGGGACGTTCGTCCTGCCGATCTCCCCAGGGCTGAAGGCTGCGTCCGTCAAGCTCACTTCCAATACGATGACGATGAAACTGGACAACGCAGACATCCTGCCCCTGATTCAGAAAAACGTCAAAGAGCAGGAGCTTGAGTGCGAGACCACAATTGATAGTTTGGATGTTCTCAAGGGGACAGGGGTTCGTGCACAGGTCGGCAACCGCTGGTGGGGGGACATCGTTCTGGAGCAGGCGCTGGTGTCCGGCGTGACGGACACCATGAAGAAAGGTGTGTCCCGCTTCAACGTCCCGATGCCGTCGGCCTTCCCCAAGCAGGCGTTGAATTGGGACTTCCGCGGGCTCTCGGCGGTCTACGTCTCCGCCTTCCCCTACTCGCACCTGGCCTATCAGGCCTGGTTCGGACAGTTCTTCAACAAGCTCGCCGAGTTCGTCCACAACGGGGGGACCGCCTATATCGAGGCCGACTCCTGGATGGCCGCCGCGCTCATCGCCAGACGTGCGGGCGTGAACCTCACGTTCTACGACGCCTCGGAGCTCCCCCTCTATTACGGCGGAGACATCAGAAAGATATTCCCCAAGGGGGATCTGAGGTCCGCCGTGGGCAAGGACTGGGTTTCCATTCCCTACAAGCCCTACGAGGTGGGTTCCGGCGGCCCCCTCATCAAGACCCTGGACGGGACGAGGCTGCTCTCCACCGTGGAGGTGACGCTTTTCACCGGCCAGGACGCCTACACAAGGATCTATCCCGCCGCGGTGTCCTTCCCCTACGGTCAGGGCATGGTCTATTACACCGGTTTTCCCGTTCCGGACATCCCGTCGGCCGCATCCGCGGCTCTGAGGCGGAACAACCGCGCTCCCTCCCCGGCAGGAGCTGTGGCGGAGTGGTTCCTGTCCAAGCCTCTGGCGAACGCGGAGCGCATGTCGGCCATGCGGAGCGCGGGCATCCCCAACGCGAAGATCGTGGGGCGTTCGGACGGCACGGTGTCGCGCGCAAAGTCCCTTGGCGTTCTTGTGGAGCTTCCGGCCAGCGAGGACGTGACGGTGGCCGCGCAGATGTCTCGGCTGGGGATGAAGGGCGCGGGGTCCGTCTCTTCGGACGCCGCGTCGCGCCGATGGACGGCCTCTCTGTCGGCTCCCGACGGCCGTGTGCACGCCGTTCGGACGACGAGCGGAGACGTGCTTTCCTTCTCGGTCGTCTCCGGGGACAACGTCGGCGGGGAGTGGCTGGTCCGCCTGGATGCGTCGTCGGGCTACCCCGAGGGGAACCTTTTTGTGGTCACGGCTGCACTGGGGTTGAAACATCTGGGCGGAACGCCCGGCAGCGGTGACGTACATCCGGATGTCCCGGTGACGGGCCTGCGTGTGGAGCCGGAGTCCGCGGACCTGAAGGTGGGTGAAAGGCTGAGCCTGAGGGCCGTCCTGAGCCCGTCGAACGCCTCGGACAAGCGCGTGGTCTGGTCCGTCTCCAATCCTTCGGTCGTCTCTGCGGACGCCTCCGGCAACGTTCTGGCCCTGTCGGAGGGCGTCGCGCTGGTGCGGGCCGTCTGCTCCGTGACGGTCAGGAAGAAGAGCGGGGGCGGCGGAACGCCCGAGGAGCAGGCCTGGTACCGCGAGCGTTATCCGGGTCGCAACGTCATGATCGCGCCGGACGGCGACAGCGAGCTGCTCGGTACGGACGGGTCGGACGTCCTGGTCGGGAACGGCGGCGACAACTGGCTGGAGGGCAAGGAGGGCGACGACGTCTACGTCCAGAACCTGGGTGGCGGGCACGACACGATCTCCAACCGGAGCGGCGGGGCGAACGACGTGGACGAACTGCACTTCGGCCCCGGTATCATCCCGGAGACGGTGCGTCCCCACCGTAAGGCCGGCGACCTGGTCTTCTCGCTGCCCGACGAGAGGGGCGAGGAGTCGTCCAGCACGACCGTCGAGGACTGGTATCGGGACGCGGGGGCGCGCCTGGACCGGATCGTCTTCATGGACGGCACGGTCTGGAGTGCGGAGGACGCGGAGAGACGTGCGGAGCAGCCGCCCGTGGCGCAGAAGGGCGGCAGCGGTGTGGACCGTATGAAGACGCGCAGCGGGAAGAAGGACACGGTCGTCCTCTACGGCATGGAGGGGGACGACCGCCTGAAGAACGGCAAGGGGGACGACGTGTTCGTCGGGGGTCCCGGCGACGACTTCATCCAGTCCTGGAGCCTTCTGGGGGGCAGGTCGCACAAGACCTTCCTCTGGAACCGCGGGGACGGTCACGACACGGTGGACTTCTACTTCTTCGGGCAAAAGACGGGCCAGCGCCGCGGCTTTCTGCGCCTGGGCCTTGGGATAGTGCCGGGCGAGGTGAGTCTGGAGCGCCGCGGGAGCGGAGTGAAGGTGAACCTGCCGGGAGGGAGCGTGACGTTCCGGAAGGCGCGCTGGTTCACGGGATTCCACCACCCGGACGCGATCGTCTTTGCGGACGGCACGACCTGGCGCTGGAAGGACGTCGCCCCCAAATAA
- a CDS encoding phenylacetate--CoA ligase family protein: MRQMGKKYYREDVECAPRGEISKWQSEGLVKSVRNAYENSGYYREKMRVHGVKPSDINGIEDIGRLPFVSKDDLREAYPYGLLCRPLSECVRIHSTSGTTGKRVIAFYTRRDIDVWEDCCARAIAAAGGTADDVVQVAYGYGLFTGGAGLNGGSHKLGSLTLPMSSGSTDRQIQFMQDLGTTILCCTPSYAAYLGETVAERGLKGTLKLKAGIFGAEAWSEEMRRDIEEKLGIKAYDIYGLTELEGPGVSYECEEQRGMHVCEDQFIAEIVDPDTGSPMPDGEKGELVFTSLNKEAFPMIRYRTRDICVLSREKCSCGRTHVRMQKPMGRSDDMLIIKGVNVFPSQIETVLINNGYSPNYQLVVDRVNNADTLEINVEMNQEMFSDTLGEISAHEKKLVGALRGFLGIYAKVRLVSPKSIERSEGKAKRVIDRRKLY; the protein is encoded by the coding sequence ATGAGGCAGATGGGGAAGAAGTATTACAGGGAGGACGTCGAATGCGCTCCGCGCGGGGAGATATCGAAATGGCAGAGCGAAGGCCTCGTCAAGAGCGTCAGGAACGCCTATGAGAACTCCGGGTACTACCGGGAGAAGATGAGGGTGCACGGGGTGAAGCCCTCCGACATCAACGGCATCGAGGACATCGGCAGGCTGCCGTTCGTCTCGAAGGACGACCTGCGCGAGGCCTATCCCTACGGTCTGCTCTGCCGCCCGCTCTCCGAGTGCGTGCGCATCCACTCGACGAGCGGTACGACCGGCAAGCGCGTCATCGCGTTCTACACCCGGCGCGACATCGACGTATGGGAGGACTGCTGCGCGCGCGCCATCGCCGCGGCCGGCGGAACGGCGGACGACGTCGTGCAGGTCGCCTACGGCTACGGGCTCTTTACCGGCGGCGCGGGGCTCAACGGCGGCTCGCACAAGCTCGGCTCGCTGACGCTGCCCATGTCCTCCGGCTCGACCGATCGCCAGATCCAGTTCATGCAGGATCTGGGAACGACGATTCTCTGCTGCACTCCGTCGTACGCCGCGTACCTCGGCGAGACGGTCGCCGAAAGGGGCCTCAAGGGGACCCTGAAACTGAAGGCCGGCATCTTCGGGGCGGAGGCCTGGAGCGAGGAGATGCGGCGGGACATCGAGGAGAAGCTCGGCATCAAGGCCTACGACATCTACGGCCTGACCGAGCTCGAGGGGCCCGGCGTCAGCTACGAATGCGAGGAGCAGCGCGGCATGCACGTCTGCGAGGATCAGTTCATCGCGGAGATCGTGGACCCGGATACGGGCTCGCCGATGCCGGACGGCGAGAAGGGGGAGCTGGTCTTCACGTCGCTCAACAAAGAGGCGTTCCCGATGATTCGGTACCGCACGCGCGACATCTGCGTGCTTTCGCGTGAGAAATGCTCCTGCGGACGCACCCACGTGCGCATGCAGAAGCCGATGGGGCGCAGCGACGACATGCTCATCATCAAGGGCGTCAACGTCTTCCCGTCGCAGATCGAGACGGTGCTGATCAACAACGGCTACTCGCCGAACTACCAGCTTGTGGTCGACCGGGTCAACAACGCCGATACGCTGGAGATCAACGTCGAAATGAATCAGGAGATGTTCAGCGACACGCTTGGCGAGATATCGGCGCACGAAAAGAAGCTTGTGGGCGCGCTGAGGGGCTTTCTTGGGATCTACGCGAAGGTGCGCCTCGTCTCGCCCAAGAGCATCGAACGCAGCGAGGGCAAGGCGAAGCGCGTGATCGACAGGCGAAAATTATATTAA
- a CDS encoding glycine/sarcosine/betaine reductase component B subunit: MRLEIGAFHVKDIKFGDRTGYDKGVLTVNKEELLKVVREDEHITAADLRIVRPGDEVILCPVKEALEMRCKVSGGHGIFPGVLSEMEIAGSGRTHCLQGCSLLVVGAHAGGFQDGLIAMGGEYQHHTIFGDMPNLVLVADTDEEFERREQQKKNRALRWAGMRLAEYVGQCVRDLQPENIEVYDLPAIPDRSDAVKALPGVLYVLQPQTQMEAMGYNTLIYGWDGNHILPTLMHPNELLDGCMVSGSFMPSSSKISTYEFAVNPMLKRLYAEHGRTINFLGVLMSTLNVKMDEKVRCVKMAGQIAVSLGAKGAVVVEEGYGNPDVDYTAMLVELERLGIKTVGLSDECTGRDGASQPLVSMNPATDALVTTGNVSQMYEFPKMEVIGELEALARDGNSGGWEGCINPDGSFVMENNGMFCANHISGYSRRTCADF, from the coding sequence ATGCGACTCGAGATTGGGGCCTTTCACGTCAAGGACATCAAGTTCGGAGACAGGACGGGCTACGACAAGGGGGTCCTCACCGTCAACAAGGAGGAGCTCCTGAAGGTCGTCCGCGAGGACGAGCACATCACGGCCGCGGACCTCCGCATCGTCCGTCCCGGAGACGAGGTCATCCTCTGTCCGGTCAAGGAGGCGCTCGAGATGCGCTGCAAGGTCTCCGGCGGGCACGGGATCTTCCCGGGGGTGCTTTCCGAGATGGAGATAGCCGGTTCCGGGCGCACCCACTGCCTCCAGGGCTGTTCGCTGCTTGTGGTAGGCGCTCATGCCGGCGGCTTCCAGGACGGCCTGATCGCGATGGGCGGGGAATATCAGCACCATACGATCTTCGGCGACATGCCGAACCTCGTCCTGGTCGCGGACACGGACGAGGAGTTCGAGCGCCGGGAGCAGCAGAAGAAAAACCGCGCGCTCCGCTGGGCCGGCATGAGGCTGGCCGAGTACGTGGGCCAGTGCGTCAGGGACCTCCAGCCGGAGAATATCGAGGTATACGACCTGCCCGCGATTCCCGACCGCAGCGACGCCGTCAAGGCCCTGCCCGGCGTGCTTTACGTTCTGCAGCCTCAGACCCAGATGGAGGCCATGGGCTACAACACTCTGATCTACGGCTGGGACGGCAACCACATTCTCCCCACCCTGATGCACCCCAACGAGCTGCTGGACGGCTGCATGGTGTCCGGCAGCTTCATGCCCTCCTCCTCGAAGATCTCGACCTACGAGTTCGCGGTCAATCCGATGCTCAAGAGGCTCTACGCCGAGCACGGCAGGACGATCAATTTCCTGGGCGTCCTGATGTCCACGCTGAACGTCAAGATGGACGAGAAGGTGCGCTGCGTCAAGATGGCCGGCCAGATCGCGGTCAGCCTGGGCGCGAAGGGCGCGGTGGTCGTCGAGGAGGGCTACGGCAACCCCGACGTCGACTACACCGCCATGCTGGTCGAGCTCGAGAGGCTGGGCATCAAGACGGTCGGCCTCTCCGACGAGTGCACAGGCCGGGACGGCGCCTCGCAGCCGCTGGTCTCCATGAACCCCGCCACCGACGCCCTGGTCACCACCGGAAACGTGTCCCAGATGTACGAGTTCCCCAAGATGGAGGTCATCGGCGAGCTGGAGGCTCTGGCCCGGGACGGCAACAGCGGCGGCTGGGAGGGCTGCATCAATCCCGACGGCTCCTTCGTGATGGAGAACAACGGAATGTTCTGCGCCAACCACATCAGCGGCTACTCCAGGAGAACCTGCGCCGACTTTTAA
- a CDS encoding glycine/betaine/sarcosine/D-proline family reductase selenoprotein B — translation MKAIHYINQFFGQVGGEDAADAKPVFHGEPIGCSVMLNGMMPDIEVTNTIVCGDNYITNHTDEALKEILAWLDTKEFDIFFAGPAFMAGRYGVGCGLVLKAVAEKYGVPVVTSMNEENPGVEEYKAVAYIFKGGRKATFMKDDLTLMANFAQKIARGEPLLPAAQEGYFPRGIRAEIPQPDGRMAADRVIDMLLKKLNGEPFQTELVIPKMEKIPPAAPLFDLSKATIALVSTSGVVPVDNPDRIQSASAQKWGKYDISKLDKLPEGAFKTIHAGFDPAAMCAVPDRGIPVDAMRWFEKQGKFGKLHDHFYVTVGTGTTQAFAAKFGREIAQELHDAKVDAVVLTATUGTCTRCGATMAKEIERTGMPVVVMCNLLDVAKTVGANRMVQTVSVPYPLGDPELSEEAEWQLRTSRVGAALDALATPVDAPTVFPSKF, via the coding sequence ATGAAGGCGATTCACTACATCAACCAGTTCTTCGGTCAGGTCGGCGGCGAGGATGCCGCGGACGCCAAGCCGGTCTTTCACGGGGAGCCCATCGGCTGTTCCGTGATGCTGAACGGCATGATGCCGGACATCGAGGTCACCAACACCATCGTCTGCGGCGACAACTACATCACCAACCACACCGACGAGGCCCTGAAGGAGATCCTGGCCTGGCTCGACACCAAGGAGTTCGACATCTTCTTCGCCGGCCCCGCGTTCATGGCCGGGCGCTACGGCGTCGGCTGCGGACTGGTCCTCAAGGCGGTGGCCGAAAAATACGGCGTACCGGTCGTCACCTCGATGAACGAGGAGAACCCCGGCGTCGAGGAGTACAAGGCCGTCGCCTACATCTTCAAGGGCGGTCGCAAGGCCACCTTCATGAAGGACGACCTCACCCTCATGGCCAACTTCGCCCAGAAGATCGCCAGGGGCGAGCCGCTGCTGCCGGCAGCCCAGGAGGGCTACTTCCCGCGCGGCATCCGCGCCGAGATCCCGCAGCCCGACGGGCGCATGGCCGCCGACCGCGTCATCGACATGCTGCTCAAGAAGCTGAACGGAGAGCCCTTCCAGACGGAGCTCGTCATCCCCAAAATGGAGAAGATCCCGCCCGCGGCGCCCCTCTTCGACCTGAGCAAGGCCACCATCGCGCTGGTCTCGACCAGCGGCGTCGTGCCGGTGGACAACCCCGACCGCATCCAGAGCGCCTCCGCCCAGAAGTGGGGCAAGTACGACATCTCGAAGCTCGACAAACTGCCCGAGGGCGCGTTCAAGACCATCCACGCCGGATTCGACCCTGCGGCCATGTGCGCGGTGCCCGACCGCGGCATCCCCGTCGACGCCATGCGCTGGTTCGAGAAGCAGGGCAAGTTCGGCAAGCTCCACGACCACTTCTACGTCACCGTCGGCACGGGCACCACCCAGGCCTTCGCCGCCAAGTTCGGCAGGGAGATAGCCCAGGAGCTGCACGACGCCAAGGTCGATGCCGTAGTCCTCACCGCGACCTGAGGCACCTGCACGCGTTGCGGTGCAACGATGGCAAAGGAAATCGAGCGCACGGGCATGCCGGTGGTCGTGATGTGCAACCTCCTCGACGTCGCCAAGACGGTCGGCGCGAACCGCATGGTCCAGACCGTCTCCGTTCCGTATCCCCTCGGCGATCCGGAGCTGAGCGAGGAGGCGGAGTGGCAGCTGCGCACCAGCCGCGTCGGAGCCGCCCTCGACGCCCTGGCGACGCCGGTCGATGCGCCCACGGTCTTCCCCTCCAAGTTCTAG